The following proteins come from a genomic window of Streptomyces sp. NBC_01716:
- a CDS encoding tyrosinase family protein, protein MHIRKNQRNLTSAEKKRFVTTVLELKRQGGYDEFVRQHVRYYRADGDDGLRTGHMAPSFFPWHRKYLLEFEGALQRIDPKVTVPYWDWTTDNTPAASLWSEDFLGGDGRSSDGQVTTGAFAYSAGDWTIDDGVLERKFLARAFGRPTSPIALPTKDELAWAMNESVYDAAPWDSTVTRGFRNRVEGWTTGSDKTRWRNHNRVHRWVGGQMLGATAPHDPVFWLHHAFIDLLWDRWQRKHPKSAYLPRRKLDDDDPQSGRAISLDEPMPPWRTKPSEMLSHESLYRYEA, encoded by the coding sequence GTGCACATCAGAAAGAATCAGCGGAATCTCACCAGCGCGGAGAAGAAGCGCTTCGTCACCACGGTCCTGGAGCTCAAACGCCAGGGCGGCTACGACGAGTTCGTCCGCCAGCATGTCCGGTACTACCGGGCCGACGGCGACGACGGGCTCCGGACCGGCCACATGGCGCCGTCGTTCTTCCCGTGGCACCGCAAGTATCTGCTGGAGTTCGAGGGGGCGCTCCAGCGCATCGACCCCAAGGTGACGGTGCCGTACTGGGACTGGACGACCGACAACACACCGGCCGCGTCCCTCTGGTCCGAGGACTTCCTGGGCGGCGACGGCCGTTCGTCCGACGGGCAGGTCACGACCGGGGCGTTCGCCTACTCGGCGGGCGACTGGACCATCGACGACGGGGTGCTGGAGCGTAAGTTCCTCGCCCGCGCCTTCGGCCGCCCCACCTCCCCGATCGCGCTGCCCACCAAGGACGAACTGGCCTGGGCGATGAACGAGTCGGTCTACGACGCCGCGCCTTGGGACTCCACGGTCACGAGGGGTTTCCGCAACCGCGTCGAAGGCTGGACGACGGGCAGCGACAAGACACGGTGGCGCAATCACAACCGTGTCCACCGGTGGGTGGGTGGCCAGATGCTGGGTGCGACCGCGCCCCACGATCCGGTCTTCTGGCTCCATCACGCCTTCATCGACCTTCTCTGGGACCGCTGGCAGCGGAAGCACCCGAAGTCGGCCTATCTGCCGCGGCGGAAGCTGGACGACGACGATCCGCAGTCGGGCCGGGCCATCAGCCTGGACGAGCCGATGCCGCCGTGGCGGACGAAGCCGTCGGAGATGCTCAGCCACGAGTCGCTGTACCGGTACGAAGCCTGA
- a CDS encoding tyrosinase family oxidase copper chaperone, with product MAGGTKLEPGPLEGARPAEIPALVPPQSHQPHEPPDARPDARPDARPDAQPHAHPDAVTFTGVNTPPHASPPSRTRRLFLRAVFALGVTGGTAAALTPILRAGHKPPVSPDAEAPGPPAAELFDEMYGGRRIQGTDAGVRVDGRPLHIMRRADGSYVSVVNHFESFPTALATARAAVDDLGATQLALAGPALH from the coding sequence ATGGCAGGCGGCACCAAACTGGAGCCGGGGCCCCTCGAAGGGGCGCGACCCGCGGAGATCCCGGCCCTCGTGCCACCCCAGTCGCACCAGCCCCATGAACCGCCCGACGCCCGGCCCGACGCCCGGCCCGACGCCCGGCCCGACGCCCAGCCCCACGCGCATCCCGACGCCGTCACGTTCACCGGAGTGAATACCCCTCCGCACGCCTCACCGCCGAGCCGCACCCGACGCCTCTTCCTGCGCGCGGTGTTCGCCCTCGGGGTGACCGGCGGTACGGCAGCGGCCCTGACGCCCATCCTCCGGGCGGGCCACAAACCGCCGGTCTCACCGGACGCGGAGGCGCCCGGCCCACCGGCCGCCGAGCTCTTCGACGAGATGTACGGCGGCCGGCGCATCCAGGGAACGGACGCCGGGGTCCGCGTCGACGGCCGCCCCCTGCACATCATGCGTCGCGCCGACGGCAGTTACGTCAGCGTGGTCAACCATTTCGAGTCGTTCCCGACGGCCCTCGCGACCGCCCGCGCGGCGGTCGACGACCTCGGCGCCACCCAACTGGCGCTCGCCGGACCGGCACTTCACTGA
- a CDS encoding glycoside hydrolase family 19 protein, giving the protein MALAVFLPASTSAAATSAAACVTGWNASTVYWGGDTASYNGRNYTAKWWTQNERPGTVDVWADNGACGGGPTDPPVPGGFVVSEAQFNQMFPSRNSFYTYNGLKAALSAYPAFANTGSDTIKRQEAAAFLANVSHETGGLVHIVEQNTANYPHYCDTSQSYGCPAGQAAYYGRGPIQLSWNFNYKAAGDALGIDLLGNPWLVQNDAAVAWKTGLWYWNTQNGPGTMTPHNAMVNSRGFGETIRSINGSLECNGGNPGQVQSRIAKYQAFVQILGTTPGGNLSC; this is encoded by the coding sequence ATGGCTCTCGCGGTGTTCCTGCCCGCATCGACCTCGGCGGCGGCCACCTCCGCCGCCGCGTGCGTCACCGGCTGGAACGCGTCCACCGTCTACTGGGGCGGCGACACCGCGTCGTACAACGGCCGTAACTACACCGCGAAGTGGTGGACCCAGAACGAGAGACCCGGCACGGTCGACGTCTGGGCCGACAACGGCGCCTGTGGTGGCGGTCCGACGGACCCGCCCGTCCCGGGTGGCTTCGTGGTCAGCGAGGCTCAGTTCAACCAGATGTTCCCGAGCCGGAATTCCTTCTACACCTACAACGGTCTCAAAGCCGCGCTGAGCGCCTACCCGGCCTTCGCGAACACCGGCAGCGACACCATCAAGCGCCAGGAGGCCGCGGCCTTCCTCGCCAACGTCAGCCACGAGACCGGTGGTCTCGTCCACATCGTCGAGCAGAACACCGCCAACTACCCGCACTACTGCGACACTTCGCAGTCTTACGGCTGCCCGGCGGGCCAGGCCGCGTACTACGGCCGCGGTCCGATCCAGCTCAGCTGGAACTTCAACTACAAGGCCGCGGGCGACGCCCTGGGCATCGACCTGCTGGGCAACCCCTGGCTCGTCCAGAACGACGCGGCCGTGGCCTGGAAGACCGGCCTCTGGTACTGGAACACCCAGAACGGCCCCGGCACGATGACCCCGCACAACGCGATGGTCAACAGCCGTGGCTTCGGCGAGACCATCCGCAGCATCAACGGCAGTCTCGAATGCAACGGCGGCAACCCCGGTCAGGTCCAGAGCCGGATCGCCAAGTACCAGGCCTTCGTCCAGATCCTCGGCACCACGCCCGGCGGCAACCTCAGCTGCTGA
- a CDS encoding GNAT family N-acetyltransferase, whose amino-acid sequence MQTNTLVVRRATPADAADISGLWLRSFAAALPSVTRPHSEQQVHAWIRDIVLPTQETWVATTGETVVGMMVIEGGDVDQLYLDPDHRGCGIGARLLDLAKRRRPEGLSLWTFQVNGPARRFYERHGFVPVEKTDGRGNEENEPDIRYSWHPAADGRDRVTSEAPPAPYRPRPL is encoded by the coding sequence GTGCAGACCAACACGCTTGTCGTCCGTCGCGCGACACCCGCCGACGCGGCCGACATCTCCGGACTGTGGCTGAGATCCTTCGCGGCCGCCCTCCCGAGCGTCACCCGCCCCCACAGCGAGCAGCAGGTACACGCCTGGATCCGGGACATCGTCCTGCCGACCCAGGAGACCTGGGTGGCGACCACCGGGGAGACGGTCGTCGGAATGATGGTGATCGAGGGCGGGGACGTCGACCAGCTGTACCTCGATCCGGACCACCGGGGGTGCGGCATCGGCGCCCGGCTGCTCGACCTGGCGAAGCGCCGTCGGCCGGAGGGCTTGTCCCTGTGGACGTTCCAGGTCAACGGCCCGGCACGGCGTTTCTACGAGCGCCATGGCTTCGTCCCGGTCGAGAAGACCGACGGCCGGGGCAACGAGGAGAACGAGCCGGACATCCGCTACAGCTGGCACCCCGCGGCCGACGGGCGAGATCGCGTCACATCTGAGGCACCGCCGGCCCCGTACCGCCCACGGCCGTTGTGA
- a CDS encoding SDR family NAD(P)-dependent oxidoreductase: MRIDLSGKTALVTASTQGIGAAIATGLARAGARVAVNGRSEKSVAGALDSQRAASPDAEFLAVPGDVSTEGGAEQVLEAVPEVDILINNLGVFGVRPALEISDDEWRRYFEVNVLSAVRLTRGCLGRMTERGWGRVQYIASDSAIVTPAEMIHYGVSKTALLGVSRGFAKAAAGTGVTVNSVIAGPTHTGGVEDFVYELVDKSVPWEEAQREFMRKHRPQSLIQRLIEPEEIANMVVYLSSPLASATTGAALRVDGGYVDSIVP, translated from the coding sequence GTGCGGATCGACCTCTCAGGCAAGACCGCTCTGGTCACCGCCTCCACCCAGGGGATCGGGGCTGCCATCGCCACCGGGCTCGCCCGTGCCGGAGCCCGTGTCGCGGTGAACGGGCGCTCCGAGAAGTCCGTCGCCGGCGCCCTCGACAGTCAGCGTGCCGCGTCGCCCGACGCCGAGTTCCTGGCCGTGCCAGGTGACGTCTCCACCGAGGGCGGCGCGGAACAGGTCCTCGAAGCCGTGCCGGAGGTGGACATCCTGATCAACAATCTGGGTGTGTTCGGCGTCCGGCCCGCGCTGGAGATCAGCGACGACGAGTGGCGGCGCTACTTCGAGGTCAACGTCCTGTCCGCTGTCCGGCTCACACGGGGCTGCCTCGGCCGGATGACCGAGCGCGGCTGGGGACGGGTCCAGTACATCGCGAGCGACTCGGCGATCGTGACCCCCGCCGAGATGATCCACTACGGGGTCTCCAAGACGGCGCTGCTCGGAGTCTCGCGCGGTTTCGCGAAGGCGGCCGCCGGCACCGGCGTCACCGTGAACTCCGTGATCGCGGGGCCCACCCACACCGGCGGCGTGGAGGACTTCGTCTACGAGCTCGTCGACAAGTCCGTTCCCTGGGAGGAGGCTCAGCGTGAGTTCATGCGGAAGCACCGGCCGCAGTCTCTGATCCAGCGGCTGATCGAGCCGGAGGAGATCGCGAACATGGTCGTCTACCTCAGCTCGCCTCTCGCGTCGGCGACCACCGGGGCCGCGCTGCGCGTCGACGGCGGATACGTCGACTCGATCGTTCCCTGA
- a CDS encoding fibronectin type III domain-containing protein — protein sequence MRRTPTQVALVTAAALTLVACGGGDDKDSEAPSAPTGLSVQAGSALSAHVMWEAAKDNVAVSGYVVYRGKDKIKDVPAEKLMIDITGLKPSTAYSFSVRAKDAAGNLSPHSQKKPVTTPAVTPEDKEAPAQPVKLRGKHHGSKGAELTWSAPDKDQGITSYDILQGGSKIHSVSGDATKAEVTGLRPGTDYSFTLQARDAADNTSPASEPLKISTPKGPGDDPDTAPISFKVARHKNAKEGAYYLDLSWLPPKVDGEVPSYEIHLNGSLTTTLVWGNKAPVGRTTESVYAGKKPGVAYKVKIRAKLPDGEWGSFSPELTMVTGEAKP from the coding sequence GTGCGACGGACCCCCACCCAGGTCGCGCTCGTTACCGCTGCCGCCCTCACTCTCGTCGCCTGCGGTGGCGGTGACGACAAGGACTCCGAGGCGCCGTCGGCGCCGACCGGCCTCAGCGTTCAGGCCGGCAGCGCACTGTCCGCACACGTCATGTGGGAAGCAGCCAAGGACAATGTCGCGGTCAGCGGCTACGTGGTGTACCGCGGCAAGGACAAGATCAAGGACGTTCCCGCCGAGAAGTTGATGATCGACATCACGGGCCTGAAGCCGTCCACCGCCTACTCGTTCTCCGTGCGGGCCAAGGACGCCGCCGGGAACCTCTCCCCGCACAGCCAGAAGAAACCTGTCACCACGCCCGCGGTGACACCCGAGGACAAAGAAGCCCCGGCACAGCCGGTGAAGCTGCGCGGCAAGCACCACGGTTCGAAGGGCGCCGAACTCACCTGGAGCGCACCGGACAAGGACCAGGGCATCACCTCGTACGACATCCTCCAGGGCGGCTCGAAGATCCACAGCGTCAGCGGCGACGCGACCAAGGCCGAGGTCACCGGGCTCCGTCCCGGCACCGACTACTCCTTCACCCTCCAGGCCCGTGACGCGGCCGACAACACCTCCCCGGCCAGCGAGCCGCTGAAGATCAGCACGCCGAAGGGCCCGGGTGACGACCCCGACACCGCGCCGATCAGCTTCAAGGTCGCGCGGCACAAGAACGCCAAGGAGGGTGCGTACTACCTCGATCTGTCGTGGCTGCCGCCCAAGGTCGACGGTGAGGTGCCCTCGTACGAGATCCATCTCAACGGGAGCCTGACCACCACGCTGGTCTGGGGCAACAAGGCGCCCGTGGGCAGGACCACCGAGAGCGTCTACGCGGGCAAGAAGCCCGGCGTCGCGTACAAGGTGAAGATCCGCGCGAAGCTGCCGGACGGAGAGTGGGGCAGCTTCTCCCCCGAACTCACCATGGTCACCGGCGAAGCCAAGCCCTGA
- a CDS encoding DUF6397 family protein encodes MSVMEISETLAAGRAAQELRLRRGEFELATQLGHVRTVGGAVSGRRRVARGEVERLRRAPGFPETLRERVRTVGTAEGAGLMDISPGRFTRFARAGYLVPVRFYLNRYRAVVWLYLAEELRAFASSEPGLLTGRLPRTATGAPQADSEGDGAAGKEPGAVEDCRPRNWRGRRIGLLLHESDDRWERAAIVGSVLDPVQLAELVPDPYERACLNRLRPDLAPGRPGSEAGRETVQRLLTADDPDEINWHRSSLTALLADARRDRQAPRPSGTSPMEAEAPQPAPAAEPPGTVEPASTAVPARTSVRVRTVEPVPHGAGRGRPLLTRLRIRRGRGRETAPAAAAVPAAVPGGGGADTA; translated from the coding sequence ATGTCTGTCATGGAAATCTCGGAAACACTGGCCGCGGGCCGAGCGGCCCAGGAACTGCGCCTGAGGCGGGGCGAGTTCGAGCTGGCCACACAGTTGGGGCATGTCCGCACGGTCGGTGGGGCCGTGAGCGGCCGACGCAGGGTGGCGCGTGGCGAGGTCGAGCGGCTTCGGCGGGCGCCGGGCTTCCCCGAGACGCTGCGCGAGCGGGTGCGGACGGTGGGTACGGCCGAGGGGGCGGGGCTGATGGACATCAGCCCCGGCCGCTTCACCCGGTTCGCGCGTGCGGGGTATCTGGTGCCGGTGCGGTTCTACCTCAATCGCTATCGAGCGGTCGTCTGGCTCTATCTGGCCGAGGAGCTACGGGCGTTCGCGAGCAGCGAACCGGGCCTGCTGACCGGCCGGTTGCCGCGGACGGCGACCGGTGCTCCCCAGGCCGACAGCGAGGGTGACGGCGCGGCGGGGAAGGAGCCGGGGGCGGTGGAGGACTGCCGTCCGCGCAACTGGCGTGGCCGCCGTATCGGTCTGCTGCTGCACGAGAGCGACGACCGGTGGGAGCGCGCGGCCATCGTCGGTTCCGTGCTCGATCCGGTCCAACTCGCCGAGCTCGTACCGGATCCGTACGAGCGGGCATGTCTGAACCGGCTGCGCCCGGACCTCGCGCCGGGCCGGCCGGGATCGGAGGCGGGGCGCGAGACCGTTCAACGGCTGCTGACCGCCGACGATCCGGACGAGATCAACTGGCACCGGTCCAGCCTGACCGCGCTGCTGGCCGACGCCCGACGGGACCGGCAGGCGCCGCGCCCGAGCGGCACGAGTCCCATGGAGGCGGAAGCACCCCAACCGGCCCCGGCAGCCGAACCGCCAGGCACAGTCGAACCGGCATCGACGGCCGTACCGGCACGGACTTCCGTACGGGTACGGACAGTTGAGCCGGTCCCGCACGGTGCCGGGCGAGGCCGACCGCTGCTGACCCGGCTGAGGATCAGGCGGGGCCGGGGCAGGGAGACCGCGCCTGCCGCCGCTGCCGTGCCTGCTGCCGTGCCCGGCGGCGGGGGCGCGGACACGGCCTAG
- a CDS encoding roadblock/LC7 domain-containing protein, protein MALEDGLDWLLEDLTGRVEPIRHALVLSNDGLVTGASSGLAREDAEHLAAVSSGLHSLARGSGRHFNAGKARQTMIEFDEALLFVTAAGDGSCLCVLSEADADVGQIAYEMTLMVNRVGEHLGIAVRQSAPTHSTVTDG, encoded by the coding sequence ATGGCGTTGGAAGACGGACTTGACTGGCTTCTGGAGGATCTGACCGGTCGGGTCGAGCCGATACGGCACGCGCTTGTGCTGTCCAACGACGGGCTGGTGACGGGCGCTAGTTCCGGGCTGGCGCGTGAGGACGCCGAGCATCTGGCGGCCGTCTCGTCGGGTCTGCACAGTCTCGCGCGAGGGTCGGGCCGGCACTTCAACGCCGGCAAGGCGCGGCAGACCATGATCGAGTTCGATGAGGCGCTGCTGTTCGTCACCGCCGCGGGGGACGGCAGTTGTCTGTGTGTGCTGAGCGAGGCGGACGCCGATGTCGGTCAGATCGCCTATGAGATGACTCTGATGGTGAACCGTGTCGGCGAGCATCTGGGCATCGCGGTGCGGCAGTCGGCGCCGACGCACTCGACGGTCACGGACGGCTGA
- a CDS encoding ABC transporter ATP-binding protein: MRLLKRPKPAESAVSDSERELFGGRLRYDRGWADHEWASLELSLLSAVRAMPRMVAGTLRLAWRTDRSALMTVGVAEAGQGLTAALGLLVVNSVLGSLLAVGSAADRVSDAMPALIAGALVAVVGALLASWSTSAAGRLEPKVERAANEQYLRAAARVELEAIEDGEFRRLIDTAQFGPPSARRMIGACVATMNGVISLLAVGGVLTVLHPLLLPMLLLIAAPRGWGAMRVSQRRYVSVMSWVEHLRASRLIAGLLISRSAAHEIRVHAVGPFLLRHYRNMADSAETEATRLAKDKALTELLAAALSGVAALVTYGTMAALIVSGRMDLAVAGTAVVAVRSGSASLGALVMTTNSLHEESLYVRDMERFLAEAADRSIPSGGLPIPEPTRAITLEGVSFRYPDRETPALTELSLAIPMGSVVALVGENGSGKSTLVKLLAGLHLPDSGRLAWDGVDIAEADREQIFDRVSLLTQDFERWPVTAAANIEIGRPEAVEGDLEAAARYSGADAVAETLPNGFQTLLARVFRGASELSGGQWQKFGLARAHYRDAQVIVVDEPTSALDPEAEIAAFDRIRGLADERRAVVLVTHRMSGVRYADLIYVLHEGRLVEQGNHESLLALNGRYASMFRMQAEQYGHEAGTGTGVPQQGGSRVTPT, from the coding sequence GTGAGGTTGCTGAAGCGTCCGAAGCCCGCCGAGAGCGCGGTGTCCGACAGCGAACGCGAGCTGTTCGGCGGGCGGCTCCGCTACGACAGGGGCTGGGCCGACCACGAGTGGGCCTCGCTCGAACTCAGCCTGCTGTCCGCCGTGCGCGCGATGCCGCGCATGGTCGCGGGCACCCTGCGGCTCGCCTGGCGGACCGACCGTTCGGCGCTGATGACGGTCGGCGTCGCCGAGGCAGGCCAGGGGCTGACGGCAGCGCTCGGGCTGCTGGTGGTGAACTCCGTGCTCGGCTCACTCCTGGCCGTCGGAAGCGCCGCCGACCGTGTCTCCGACGCGATGCCCGCCCTGATCGCCGGCGCGCTGGTCGCCGTGGTGGGCGCGCTCCTCGCCTCGTGGTCGACCTCGGCGGCCGGCCGGCTGGAGCCGAAGGTGGAACGGGCCGCGAACGAACAGTACTTACGGGCCGCCGCACGGGTGGAACTGGAGGCGATCGAGGACGGCGAGTTCCGTCGTCTGATCGACACGGCGCAGTTCGGTCCGCCGTCGGCACGGCGGATGATCGGTGCCTGCGTCGCCACCATGAACGGGGTCATCTCGCTGCTCGCCGTGGGCGGTGTGCTGACCGTGCTCCACCCGCTGCTGCTGCCCATGCTCCTGCTGATCGCGGCGCCGCGCGGCTGGGGCGCGATGCGCGTCTCCCAGCGACGGTACGTGTCGGTGATGTCCTGGGTCGAGCATCTGCGCGCCAGCCGTCTCATTGCCGGACTGCTCATCTCCCGCTCCGCCGCGCACGAGATCCGGGTGCACGCCGTGGGCCCCTTCCTCCTCCGGCACTACCGCAACATGGCCGACAGCGCGGAGACCGAGGCGACGCGGCTGGCCAAGGACAAGGCGCTCACCGAACTGCTCGCCGCCGCGCTGTCGGGAGTCGCCGCACTCGTCACGTACGGGACGATGGCCGCGCTCATCGTGTCGGGCCGGATGGACCTGGCCGTGGCGGGCACCGCCGTGGTCGCCGTCCGTTCGGGCTCGGCGAGCCTGGGCGCCCTCGTGATGACCACGAACTCGCTGCACGAGGAGTCTCTGTACGTACGCGACATGGAGAGGTTCCTCGCCGAGGCCGCCGACAGGTCCATCCCGTCGGGCGGGCTCCCGATCCCCGAGCCGACGAGGGCGATCACTCTGGAGGGGGTCTCCTTCCGGTATCCGGACCGGGAGACGCCCGCGCTCACCGAGTTGTCCCTGGCGATCCCGATGGGCTCGGTGGTCGCCCTGGTCGGCGAGAACGGCTCCGGAAAGAGCACACTCGTGAAGCTGCTCGCGGGGCTTCATCTCCCCGACAGCGGGCGGTTGGCGTGGGACGGCGTCGACATCGCCGAGGCGGACCGGGAGCAGATCTTCGACCGGGTGTCGCTGCTCACCCAGGACTTCGAGCGCTGGCCGGTGACGGCGGCGGCGAACATCGAGATCGGCCGGCCGGAGGCCGTGGAGGGCGACCTGGAGGCGGCGGCGCGGTACTCGGGCGCCGACGCGGTCGCCGAGACTCTGCCGAACGGCTTCCAGACCCTGCTGGCCCGCGTGTTCCGCGGGGCGTCCGAACTGTCCGGCGGGCAGTGGCAGAAGTTCGGCCTGGCCCGCGCGCACTACCGGGACGCCCAGGTGATCGTGGTGGACGAGCCCACGTCGGCCCTCGACCCGGAGGCGGAGATCGCGGCCTTCGACCGGATCCGGGGACTGGCGGACGAGCGGCGGGCCGTCGTACTCGTCACGCACCGGATGTCCGGCGTGCGGTACGCGGACCTCATCTATGTACTGCACGAGGGCCGGCTGGTCGAACAGGGCAACCACGAGAGCCTGTTGGCGTTGAACGGCAGATACGCCTCGATGTTCCGCATGCAGGCGGAGCAGTACGGCCACGAGGCGGGCACCGGGACCGGCGTCCCGCAGCAGGGCGGATCGAGGGTGACACCGACCTGA
- a CDS encoding SigB/SigF/SigG family RNA polymerase sigma factor — protein MTPRVMAYRVRHEDVPDTSEAFERAALLPDGPEKHRTRGEIVCAWLPMADRLAGRFRHRGEALEDLRQVAAIGLVKAVERYDPHRGTAFESFAVPTITGELKRHFRDRLWSVHVPRRVQELRSRVRDARDELAQRHGVLAPTVEELALHSGMTEDDVVTGVEAMDCFSVLSLDAGLASPEEGPTLGDAIGGWDEALDTVIDRESVKPRLRRLPDREKKILYLRFFRGMTQSSIAEDLGISQMHVSRLINDSCARIRRDVMRDAA, from the coding sequence ATGACCCCTCGGGTGATGGCCTACCGGGTGCGGCACGAGGACGTCCCCGACACCTCCGAGGCCTTCGAGCGGGCCGCCCTGCTGCCTGACGGGCCCGAGAAGCACCGGACGCGCGGGGAGATCGTGTGCGCGTGGCTCCCGATGGCCGACCGGCTGGCCGGCCGGTTCCGGCACCGGGGCGAAGCGCTGGAGGATCTGCGGCAGGTCGCGGCGATCGGACTGGTGAAGGCCGTGGAGCGGTACGACCCGCACCGGGGCACCGCGTTCGAGAGCTTCGCCGTGCCCACGATCACCGGCGAGCTCAAGCGGCACTTCCGCGACCGCCTCTGGTCCGTCCATGTGCCCCGGCGGGTGCAGGAGTTACGGAGCCGCGTACGCGACGCCCGCGACGAACTGGCCCAGCGGCACGGGGTGCTGGCACCGACCGTCGAGGAGCTCGCCCTGCACTCGGGAATGACCGAGGACGACGTGGTCACGGGTGTCGAGGCGATGGACTGCTTCAGTGTGCTGTCGCTCGACGCGGGCCTGGCCTCCCCGGAGGAGGGCCCCACGCTCGGAGACGCCATCGGAGGCTGGGACGAGGCGCTGGACACCGTGATCGACCGCGAGTCGGTCAAGCCGCGTCTGCGCCGGCTTCCCGACCGGGAGAAGAAGATCCTCTATCTGAGGTTCTTCCGTGGGATGACGCAGAGCAGCATCGCCGAGGACCTGGGCATCTCACAGATGCATGTCTCCAGGCTGATCAACGACTCCTGCGCCCGCATCCGCAGGGATGTGATGCGCGACGCCGCGTAG
- a CDS encoding NADP-dependent succinic semialdehyde dehydrogenase, with the protein MPIATVDPATGETLKTFGAMGSDEIEWRLAAAATAFDRYRLTDFDHRATMMNRAADLLEEDQDEIARTMTTEMGKPIVAARAEAAKCAKSMRWYARHAAELLADEHPSDADVRDSGAARAYVRYRPLGVVLAVMPWNFPLWQVVRFAAPALMAGNAGLLKHASNVPQTALYLGDLFRRAGFPEGCFQTLLVGSGAVEGILRDRRVAAATLTGSEPAGRSVAAVAGDEVKRTVLELGGSDPYIVMPSADIDRAARVAVTARVQNNGQSCIAAKRFIVHADVYDAFGERFVAGMRKLTVGDPMDESTDVGPLSSEQGRADLEELVDDAVNRGAMARCGGQRPDRLNRGWYYEPTVLTDVSADMRIHHEEAFGPVATMYRVADLDEAVSVANDTPFGLSSNVWTRDDEEAGRFVRDLQAGGVFFNGMTASHPALPFGGVKRSGYGRELSEHGIREFCNVTTVWHGAEPDGDR; encoded by the coding sequence ATGCCCATCGCCACGGTCGATCCCGCCACCGGCGAGACCCTCAAGACGTTCGGCGCCATGGGGTCCGACGAGATCGAGTGGCGGCTGGCCGCGGCGGCCACCGCTTTCGACCGGTATCGCCTCACGGACTTCGACCACCGGGCCACGATGATGAACCGCGCGGCCGACCTCCTTGAGGAGGATCAGGACGAGATCGCCCGCACCATGACCACCGAGATGGGCAAGCCGATCGTCGCCGCACGCGCGGAGGCGGCGAAGTGCGCCAAGTCGATGCGCTGGTACGCGCGCCACGCGGCGGAACTGCTCGCCGACGAGCATCCGTCGGACGCCGACGTACGGGACTCCGGTGCCGCACGCGCGTACGTGCGCTACCGCCCGCTGGGCGTCGTACTGGCGGTCATGCCGTGGAACTTCCCGCTCTGGCAGGTCGTACGGTTCGCCGCTCCCGCCCTGATGGCGGGCAACGCCGGGCTGCTGAAGCACGCGTCGAACGTCCCGCAGACCGCGCTGTATCTGGGCGACCTCTTCAGGAGGGCGGGTTTCCCCGAGGGCTGCTTCCAGACGCTGCTCGTGGGGTCCGGCGCGGTCGAGGGCATTCTGCGCGACCGCCGGGTGGCGGCGGCGACCCTGACCGGCAGCGAGCCGGCGGGGCGCTCGGTCGCCGCCGTCGCCGGCGACGAGGTGAAGCGGACCGTACTCGAACTCGGCGGCAGCGACCCGTACATCGTGATGCCGTCGGCGGACATCGACCGGGCCGCGCGGGTCGCGGTGACCGCCCGCGTACAGAACAACGGGCAGTCCTGCATCGCGGCCAAGCGCTTCATCGTGCACGCGGACGTCTACGACGCGTTCGGTGAACGCTTCGTCGCAGGGATGCGGAAACTGACCGTCGGTGACCCCATGGACGAGTCCACCGACGTCGGCCCGCTCTCCAGCGAACAGGGCCGCGCGGACCTGGAGGAGCTGGTGGACGACGCCGTCAACCGAGGCGCCATGGCCCGCTGCGGAGGACAGCGTCCGGACCGGCTCAACCGTGGCTGGTACTACGAACCCACCGTCCTTACGGATGTCTCCGCCGACATGCGCATCCACCACGAAGAGGCCTTCGGCCCGGTGGCCACGATGTACCGCGTGGCGGATCTCGACGAGGCGGTGAGCGTCGCCAACGACACCCCGTTCGGCCTGAGTTCCAACGTGTGGACGCGCGACGACGAGGAAGCGGGGCGGTTCGTACGCGACCTCCAGGCCGGCGGTGTCTTCTTCAACGGGATGACCGCCTCCCACCCCGCCCTTCCCTTCGGCGGCGTCAAGCGCTCCGGCTACGGGCGGGAGTTGTCGGAGCACGGGATCCGCGAATTCTGCAACGTCACGACGGTCTGGCACGGTGCCGAACCGGACGGCGACCGCTGA